The following coding sequences are from one Stigmatopora nigra isolate UIUO_SnigA chromosome 10, RoL_Snig_1.1, whole genome shotgun sequence window:
- the LOC144203202 gene encoding uncharacterized protein LOC144203202, whose translation MATQLPQIEHQTFQIIQLLFAEDDADDVCCRQFSDQLETDGPLSEEDCFDPVPIAETLKRLADSMNQDAQFQAALSELKITLGQEAVDGAFGRGVDALLKNQISPRVSDVAPEVGLIKVSIAFGLYLKESLPELKTKVQCAVTTFLQSRVTQWVNQQGGWEKVREDIGNI comes from the exons ATGGCTACACAATTGCCTCAAATAGAGCATCAAACCTTTCAAATTATCCAACTGCTGTTTGCCGAAGATGATGCCGATGATGTTTGCTGCCGGCAGTTCAGCGATCAATTGGAGACCGATGGTCCATTGTCCGAAG AGGATTGCTTCGACCCAGTTCCAATAGCGGAGACACTGAAAAGATTGGCAGATTCTATGAATCAGGATGCACAATTTCAAGCTGCCCTATCTGAACTAAAGATTACATTAGGACAAGAG GCTGTAGATGGAGCCTTTGGTCGTGGCGTTGATGCCTTGTTGAAAAACCAGATCTCTCCGAGGGTATCTGATGTGGCCCCGGAAGTAGGGCTCATCAAAGTGTCTATTGCTTTTGGGCTTTATTTAAAGGAATCGTTGCCTGAGCTGAAAACCAAAGTCCAATGTGCTGTGACAACATTCCTCCAGAGCCGTGTTACCCAGTGGGTAAATCAGCAAGGAGGCTGG